One genomic region from Myxococcales bacterium encodes:
- a CDS encoding glutaredoxin family protein: MSRVAALLVLALAAAGCQRGASLEEPAPGQQPRAAIAPARAPAAPPTDKPLLDKPAAIPAHVHNQDKRGEYEQRVADARRTVDITLYGASWCPSCKQARAWLDQNGMAYAEHDIHSSEEAGRTMRRLNPAGTIPVIDVEGEVVVGFAPDAVDRAIRRKAERRVQRL; the protein is encoded by the coding sequence ATGTCCCGAGTCGCCGCGCTCCTCGTCTTGGCCCTCGCAGCCGCCGGCTGCCAACGAGGCGCGTCGCTCGAGGAGCCAGCGCCAGGGCAGCAGCCACGCGCCGCGATCGCCCCCGCTCGTGCGCCCGCGGCACCGCCAACCGACAAGCCACTGCTGGACAAGCCGGCCGCGATCCCGGCGCACGTCCACAACCAGGACAAGCGCGGCGAGTACGAGCAACGCGTCGCCGATGCGCGGCGCACCGTCGACATCACGCTCTACGGGGCCTCGTGGTGCCCCTCGTGCAAGCAAGCGCGCGCGTGGCTCGACCAAAACGGAATGGCCTACGCCGAGCACGACATCCACAGCAGCGAGGAAGCGGGCCGCACCATGAGGCGCCTCAACCCGGCCGGCACGATCCCTGTGATCGATGTTGAGGGCGAGGTCGTCGTGGGCTTCGCGCCGGACGCCGTCGATCGCGCCATTCGCCGCAAAGCCGAACGCCGCGTCCAGAGGCTCTGA